A single region of the Phycisphaerae bacterium RAS1 genome encodes:
- the wapA_6 gene encoding tRNA3(Ser)-specific nuclease WapA precursor → MVEETNILSEMCHGRTRDSYSLCGTVARCEQYACGWTEHLSSVSSGTRNDSRKCVSASPPSPHTAAYNRYGYNDRNELTTAYRYLGDDLEDTDDPVPNEHFKYDYDPIGNRRGSWMGPEGEDPIISTDYGAPSGVANSLNQYDRVSSTAGEGTQAISNWIEHDEDGNLSLKWLVGDMNCDGQVNVLDNNAFTLALSDPPAYAAQFPNCQIINADVNNDGYINILDITPYVYLILSGNSGGYTRYVWDAENRLIEVRPAAEEDVLADGITRSEYAYDYLGRRVIKRVYTWDATEDEWNLTLDRRFVYDGWLLLLELDGTVAQPPPAVIRKYTWGLDLAGLNGAVGPVSNRSTDDGRSSAGGIGGLLAMEQASGVQSGYSGGYLFCYDANGNVTQVLDADTGAIAVKYEYDPYGKRVNAPTSGELIQPMTFSTRSFDAETGFGAWLYRLYDPRTGRWTSHDPLGERVDPNLYAFVWPNPVCVIDPLGLQPFDPLDPGAKRPPVGQPDWTIPTEAMEGECVGAPTHVARRRAEEAWRRYQFHLARATDYDKRAARYWRSVYERWANCVASHGSEVSLCHRRMSKAGTDSSTACQIGVANSVGWLWEEAAHSYLNTNPCCESDGYGLQGGEGEGSLPSKESPIFACPYRCDKCHRQNRVLQYGQGAGKQGLFASDDDIVDCIRNAKAKSGYSITSYNCNSWSSQTAHECGLSCPSSR, encoded by the coding sequence ATGGTCGAAGAGACGAATATTTTGTCCGAAATGTGTCACGGCCGAACGAGGGATTCATACAGTTTGTGCGGGACAGTCGCGAGATGCGAACAGTACGCTTGCGGTTGGACGGAACACTTATCAAGTGTGTCATCTGGAACCCGAAATGACTCGCGCAAATGCGTGTCGGCGTCACCACCGTCGCCGCACACGGCGGCGTATAATCGGTACGGCTACAACGACCGGAACGAGCTGACGACGGCGTACCGCTATCTCGGTGACGACCTGGAAGACACGGACGACCCCGTGCCCAACGAGCATTTCAAGTACGACTACGACCCGATCGGCAACCGCCGCGGGTCGTGGATGGGGCCGGAAGGCGAGGATCCGATCATCAGCACGGATTACGGCGCGCCGAGCGGCGTTGCGAACAGTCTGAACCAGTACGATCGCGTGTCGTCGACTGCCGGCGAAGGCACGCAGGCGATTTCCAACTGGATCGAGCACGACGAGGACGGCAACCTGTCACTCAAGTGGCTGGTGGGCGACATGAACTGCGATGGGCAGGTAAACGTTCTGGACAATAACGCTTTTACGCTGGCCCTGTCGGACCCGCCGGCCTACGCGGCGCAGTTCCCGAACTGCCAGATCATCAACGCCGACGTGAACAATGACGGATACATCAACATCCTCGACATCACGCCGTACGTGTACCTGATCCTGTCCGGCAACTCCGGCGGCTACACGCGGTACGTCTGGGACGCCGAGAATCGGCTGATCGAGGTCCGCCCGGCGGCGGAGGAGGATGTGCTCGCCGACGGCATCACGCGCAGCGAATATGCGTACGACTATCTTGGCCGCCGCGTCATCAAGCGCGTCTACACGTGGGACGCCACTGAAGACGAGTGGAATCTGACGCTTGACCGCCGGTTCGTCTATGACGGCTGGCTGCTGCTGTTGGAGCTTGACGGCACTGTAGCACAGCCGCCCCCGGCTGTGATCCGCAAGTACACCTGGGGCCTGGACCTGGCCGGCTTGAACGGCGCTGTGGGACCGGTTTCCAACCGGTCAACCGACGACGGCCGGTCTTCCGCGGGTGGCATCGGAGGCCTGCTGGCGATGGAGCAAGCCTCCGGCGTCCAATCCGGCTACTCTGGCGGCTATCTGTTCTGCTACGACGCCAACGGCAACGTCACGCAGGTACTCGACGCCGACACCGGCGCGATCGCCGTCAAGTACGAATACGACCCCTACGGCAAGCGCGTGAACGCGCCGACCAGTGGCGAGCTTATTCAGCCGATGACGTTCAGCACACGGTCGTTTGATGCGGAGACGGGATTCGGGGCGTGGTTGTATCGACTCTATGATCCGAGGACGGGCAGGTGGACGAGTCATGATCCTCTGGGTGAACGTGTTGACCCGAATTTGTACGCATTCGTCTGGCCCAACCCCGTATGCGTGATCGATCCGCTAGGGCTCCAACCTTTTGATCCACTCGATCCAGGCGCTAAGCGACCGCCTGTCGGACAGCCAGATTGGACGATTCCAACTGAAGCGATGGAGGGTGAGTGTGTGGGCGCCCCAACACACGTCGCCCGCCGGCGGGCAGAAGAGGCATGGCGACGCTATCAATTCCATCTCGCTCGCGCTACTGACTACGATAAACGAGCTGCGCGGTATTGGCGATCAGTATACGAGCGGTGGGCCAATTGTGTGGCATCGCACGGATCTGAAGTATCGCTATGCCATCGGCGGATGAGCAAGGCCGGCACGGATTCCTCAACGGCGTGCCAGATCGGCGTCGCGAATTCCGTCGGCTGGTTGTGGGAGGAAGCAGCCCATTCCTATCTCAACACCAATCCATGTTGCGAGTCTGATGGTTACGGGCTACAAGGTGGCGAGGGCGAAGGCTCATTGCCGTCCAAGGAAAGCCCGATTTTCGCATGTCCTTATCGATGCGACAAGTGCCACCGACAGAACCGTGTGTTACAGTATGGGCAAGGTGCTGGAAAGCAAGGGCTGTTCGCGAGCGATGACGATATTGTCGATTGCATTAGGAATGCGAAGGCAAAGAGCGGCTATTCCATTACGTCATATAATTGTAATAGTTGGTCATCTCAGACAGCGCATGAATGTGGATTATCATGCCCATCATCGCGATGA
- the wapA_7 gene encoding tRNA(Glu)-specific nuclease WapA precursor: MVEETNILSEMCHGRTRDSYSLCGTVARCEQYACGWTEHLSSVSSGTRNDSRKCVSASPPSPHTAAYNRYGYNDRNELTTAYRYLGDDLEDTDDPVPNEHFKYDYDPIGNRRGSWMGPEGEDPIISTDYGAPSGVANSLNQYDRVSSTAGEGTQAISNWIEHDEDGNLSLKWLVGDMNCDGQVNVLDNNAFTLALSDPPAYAAQFPNCQIINADVNNDGYINILDITAYVYLVMSGNAGGYTRYVWDAENRLIEVRPAAAEEALAGGITRSEYAYDYLGRRVIKRVYTWDESNDEWDLTLDRRFVYDGWLLLLELDGLDDNAVIRKYTWGLDLAGLNAGPSCDRQRAGGIGGLLAIEQASGVQSGYSGGYLYCYDANGNVTQVLDADTGAIAVKYEYDPYGNRVNADTSVELDQPLRFETRFQDAETGLAYWLLRYYLPIAGRWLNRDPLQEAGALNLYEFVGNAPLSRIDPLGLDWFSDLSNFVAGIGDSLSFGLTREARKGLNFMLFGEHQDAGIDHEGWPYRLGEATEVVVEIAVTAGGATLRHVAKHTVRHVVEGGARDAFRKTHKLVGGIIHHVNPIIGHPGGRLARFPLPFRFAARGFWNMTWISSQAAHIAQHRRLLRLEGLDRLRESSMLVRWAANELSFYADAWLRCEFDSITITVGIFGRVSEEGTQFGYSTEVSETVYWSEAGR, encoded by the coding sequence ATGGTCGAAGAGACGAATATTTTGTCCGAAATGTGTCACGGCCGAACGAGGGATTCATACAGTTTGTGCGGGACAGTCGCGAGATGCGAACAGTACGCTTGCGGTTGGACGGAACACTTATCAAGTGTGTCATCTGGAACCCGAAATGACTCGCGCAAATGCGTGTCGGCGTCACCACCGTCGCCGCACACGGCGGCGTATAATCGGTACGGCTACAACGACCGGAACGAGCTGACGACGGCGTACCGCTATCTCGGCGACGACCTGGAAGACACGGACGACCCCGTGCCCAACGAGCATTTCAAGTACGACTACGACCCGATCGGCAACCGCCGCGGGTCGTGGATGGGGCCGGAAGGCGAGGATCCGATCATCAGCACGGATTACGGCGCGCCGAGCGGCGTTGCGAACAGTCTGAACCAGTACGATCGCGTGTCGTCGACTGCCGGCGAAGGCACGCAGGCGATTTCCAACTGGATCGAGCACGATGAGGACGGCAACCTGTCGCTCAAGTGGCTGGTGGGCGACATGAACTGTGATGGGCAGGTAAACGTTCTGGACAATAACGCTTTTACGCTGGCCCTGTCGGACCCGCCGGCCTACGCGGCGCAGTTCCCGAACTGCCAGATCATCAACGCCGACGTGAACAACGACGGCTACATCAACATCCTCGACATCACCGCGTATGTGTACCTGGTCATGTCGGGCAACGCGGGCGGGTACACGCGCTATGTCTGGGACGCGGAGAACCGGCTGATCGAGGTCCGCCCCGCCGCGGCGGAAGAGGCCCTGGCCGGCGGCATCACGCGCAGCGAGTATGCGTACGACTATCTTGGCCGCCGCGTCATCAAGCGCGTGTACACGTGGGACGAATCAAACGACGAATGGGATCTGACGCTCGACCGCAGGTTCGTCTACGACGGCTGGCTGCTGCTGCTGGAGTTGGACGGCCTCGACGACAACGCGGTCATTCGCAAGTACACGTGGGGCCTTGATCTGGCCGGCCTGAATGCTGGTCCGAGCTGCGACCGTCAGCGAGCGGGCGGCATTGGGGGCCTGCTGGCCATCGAACAGGCGAGCGGCGTCCAATCCGGCTACTCCGGCGGCTACCTGTACTGCTACGACGCCAACGGCAATGTCACGCAGGTACTCGACGCCGACACCGGCGCGATTGCTGTGAAGTACGAGTATGACCCGTACGGCAACCGCGTCAATGCTGATACTAGTGTGGAACTCGATCAGCCCCTCCGCTTTGAGACGAGATTCCAAGACGCCGAAACGGGACTGGCGTACTGGTTGCTTCGATACTACCTCCCAATTGCCGGACGTTGGCTAAACCGCGATCCACTGCAAGAAGCTGGCGCGCTGAACCTATATGAGTTCGTGGGAAACGCTCCGTTGTCCCGGATTGACCCACTCGGCTTGGATTGGTTCTCGGATTTGTCTAACTTCGTTGCGGGAATTGGCGATTCCCTTAGCTTTGGACTGACCAGAGAAGCCCGCAAGGGTCTGAATTTCATGCTCTTTGGTGAACATCAGGATGCGGGCATTGACCATGAAGGATGGCCCTACCGGCTTGGCGAGGCTACGGAAGTAGTCGTGGAGATTGCGGTGACCGCCGGTGGCGCAACGCTAAGGCATGTCGCGAAACACACCGTGCGCCATGTTGTGGAGGGCGGTGCACGCGACGCATTTCGAAAAACGCACAAGCTAGTGGGCGGCATCATTCACCACGTGAATCCGATCATAGGGCATCCGGGCGGCCGACTTGCGCGATTCCCGCTGCCGTTTCGTTTTGCGGCGCGCGGTTTTTGGAACATGACATGGATTTCCAGTCAGGCGGCTCACATTGCTCAGCACCGCCGTCTCCTTAGGCTCGAGGGATTGGATCGTCTGCGCGAAAGCTCGATGCTAGTGCGCTGGGCCGCAAATGAGCTCTCGTTCTACGCCGATGCGTGGTTGCGCTGTGAATTCGATAGCATCACAATCACCGTTGGGATCTTTGGAAGGGTGTCGGAGGAGGGCACACAGTTTGGTTATTCTACGGAGGTATCTGAGACCGTGTATTGGTCCGAGGCAGGCCGATGA
- a CDS encoding thiol-disulfide oxidoreductase, producing the protein MPHSPQLALALVLLPGVLSLATPCSAQTSPVSIGSTAPPIALNSINNRLVSFPDGYRGKIVLISFWAPGFPNCDVESKVQVDAVQAYQARGFDVLGVVVKHKQPPQQQQLTDYCAAQRITWENVYDANGGIGQKYGVVLQAAALPALFLVDADTQQVLAVHTDLQGARLKPTIEKHVKKSGASSSRPRSALTGELLSILVAVSAGVCAAARWALRTRQ; encoded by the coding sequence ATGCCCCATTCGCCGCAACTTGCCCTGGCGTTAGTGCTGCTCCCGGGCGTTCTCAGCCTGGCGACGCCCTGCAGCGCCCAGACATCCCCCGTCAGCATCGGGTCGACCGCCCCGCCCATCGCGCTGAACTCGATCAACAATAGGCTCGTCAGCTTTCCAGACGGATATCGGGGCAAGATCGTATTGATCAGTTTCTGGGCGCCGGGTTTTCCCAACTGTGACGTCGAATCCAAGGTTCAGGTGGATGCGGTGCAGGCCTACCAGGCACGCGGATTTGACGTACTGGGCGTCGTCGTAAAGCACAAACAGCCGCCGCAGCAGCAGCAACTCACAGACTATTGTGCAGCACAACGCATCACGTGGGAGAACGTGTACGACGCGAACGGCGGCATCGGCCAGAAGTATGGCGTTGTGCTCCAGGCGGCGGCGCTGCCGGCGCTCTTCCTGGTCGACGCCGACACGCAGCAGGTGCTCGCCGTGCACACAGACCTGCAGGGCGCGCGGCTGAAGCCGACGATTGAGAAGCACGTCAAAAAGTCCGGCGCCTCGTCATCGCGGCCGCGCTCGGCGCTGACGGGAGAGCTGCTGTCGATCCTGGTAGCCGTGTCCGCCGGCGTCTGCGCAGCCGCACGCTGGGCGCTGCGCACCCGCCAGTAG
- the pknB_5 gene encoding Serine/threonine-protein kinase PknB gives MTSCLTDAEFNKLVAGIGARDDLARLKAHVDQCAACRQTLDRRAAAQPDSSGGARLAGMGIDATITSPGPLVDPSDVLAAPRPGPGSSAVHTGTMNWNHQAAAGDALSGPTGAVEPPDIGDEDFEMNDYVGGGGQASVFRARQRSLDRVVAIKVLDRPDLHGSPVHAARFEREARLAASLHHPNIVEVYKYGRRNRLAYYAMTFVNGPTFSSLIHDQFRESRPERMSPETLRSRCPGFRQDSYYRQIAEWMTQIADALHYAHERGLVHRDIKPANIMLDEDGRPYLTDFGLSKQLADPGVSLEGSFVGTMCYTSPEQLAGQEASPQTDIFSLGAALYELLTYERAFPGQHYADVARRIRDEDPPAPRTRVAEVPPELERICMCALQKDPSKRYANAQALAADLRCFLGATPKTGGDFSSGGPIAPAQPPPVTPMQTRRDASGAAPHPAAKRRAPAALIPLLLLVTAAGAWYAWDRWGPGGDTTGPKPPTPVVEQLPGLQVTPASLALTASGASQALTVRKVYSTGRLDEVVGKASGTTYEVSDANIVSVDDEGVVTARNSGSTTVLVRNSGQSATVPVHVDFAHVIPPYPAPVLLDDPQTLIVVFEDLDADPQTPALPGSLQTELRSLFEQSKDRRARLLAADAQLVHDLGHMKSEARRLQCDVLVFATATAQMTGPGAGAEANWFKWTRRVEMDIVDPSNGFSIGNMVITGAQIDEDPVKVTNGQQLPPEKFQPLLRAARDHAVKSINENWQNGRPRPSSSRAAAPPPVVVPPPDRAREQPRGAPAVAALDEATARASWDATQNAHVDLEWLLPGAQKNQTTKMGFVPKGFERSALPVGLLRDGLHFFTVRVGRRRDVNPVNVTHELVLPGYQFSITEMLQPGDYRFVAVDYLNGDARCVYNDWLTASDPRFGGLTGRHAAEIQVGWRDGSSPVDVDISLRSSTGVFRPFGHAASTRGFERLVVPAKQPLPDGVYELDLNVARTRAVAYCAFHYLVAVANYTFERQGQITSGASQKITLRLTNGVATLVQSTWQ, from the coding sequence ATGACTTCCTGCCTCACCGACGCAGAGTTCAACAAGCTCGTCGCCGGAATCGGCGCCCGCGACGATCTCGCGCGCCTTAAGGCGCACGTCGACCAATGCGCCGCCTGCCGGCAGACGCTCGACCGCCGCGCCGCCGCCCAGCCCGACTCCAGCGGCGGGGCGCGCTTGGCGGGAATGGGGATCGACGCCACGATCACGTCGCCCGGGCCGCTGGTGGACCCGTCGGACGTGCTGGCCGCGCCGCGGCCGGGGCCCGGCTCCAGCGCCGTTCACACGGGCACGATGAACTGGAACCATCAGGCCGCGGCCGGCGACGCGCTCTCCGGCCCGACCGGCGCGGTCGAGCCGCCCGACATCGGCGATGAAGACTTTGAGATGAACGATTATGTCGGGGGCGGCGGGCAGGCGAGCGTATTCCGCGCGCGGCAGCGCTCGCTGGATCGCGTCGTGGCGATCAAGGTGCTGGATCGCCCTGATCTGCACGGCAGCCCGGTACACGCGGCGCGCTTTGAGCGCGAGGCGCGCCTGGCGGCCAGCCTGCACCACCCGAACATCGTCGAAGTCTACAAGTACGGTCGTCGAAACCGCCTCGCCTATTATGCCATGACGTTCGTGAACGGCCCGACGTTCTCGTCGCTGATTCACGACCAGTTCCGCGAGTCGCGGCCGGAGCGCATGTCGCCGGAAACGCTGCGCAGCCGCTGTCCGGGCTTCCGACAGGACTCGTACTACCGTCAGATCGCCGAGTGGATGACGCAGATAGCCGATGCGCTGCACTATGCGCACGAGCGCGGGCTGGTCCATCGCGACATCAAGCCGGCCAACATCATGCTGGACGAGGACGGCCGACCCTACCTGACCGACTTCGGGCTCTCGAAGCAGTTGGCGGACCCGGGCGTGTCGCTCGAAGGCTCGTTCGTCGGGACGATGTGTTACACCAGTCCGGAGCAATTAGCCGGACAGGAGGCCAGCCCGCAGACCGACATCTTCTCGCTCGGGGCCGCCCTCTATGAACTGCTGACGTACGAACGCGCCTTTCCCGGGCAGCACTATGCCGATGTCGCCCGCCGCATCCGCGACGAAGACCCGCCCGCGCCGCGCACGCGCGTGGCGGAGGTGCCGCCGGAGCTCGAGCGCATCTGCATGTGTGCGCTGCAGAAGGATCCGTCGAAGCGCTACGCCAACGCACAGGCGCTCGCGGCGGACCTGCGCTGCTTTCTCGGGGCGACGCCGAAAACGGGCGGCGACTTCTCGAGCGGCGGGCCGATCGCCCCGGCGCAGCCGCCTCCTGTGACGCCGATGCAGACTCGGCGCGACGCATCCGGCGCCGCGCCGCATCCGGCGGCGAAGCGCCGCGCGCCCGCGGCCCTGATTCCGCTGCTCCTGCTGGTGACTGCGGCGGGCGCGTGGTATGCATGGGATCGCTGGGGTCCGGGTGGAGACACGACCGGGCCGAAGCCGCCGACGCCGGTCGTCGAGCAACTGCCGGGGCTGCAGGTCACGCCGGCTTCGTTGGCGCTGACGGCGAGCGGTGCGAGCCAGGCACTGACGGTCAGGAAAGTCTACTCTACAGGCCGGCTGGATGAGGTCGTCGGGAAGGCTTCTGGAACCACGTATGAGGTCAGCGACGCCAATATCGTTTCTGTAGACGATGAAGGGGTAGTGACTGCGAGGAACAGCGGATCGACGACGGTCCTCGTCAGAAACTCCGGACAGAGCGCAACGGTGCCGGTGCATGTTGATTTCGCGCACGTCATCCCGCCGTATCCTGCGCCCGTTCTGCTGGACGATCCGCAGACACTGATCGTGGTATTTGAGGACCTCGACGCCGACCCGCAAACGCCGGCACTGCCCGGTTCATTGCAGACGGAGCTGCGCTCGCTGTTTGAGCAATCGAAGGATCGTCGCGCGCGGCTGCTGGCGGCCGACGCGCAGCTCGTGCACGACCTCGGGCACATGAAGTCCGAGGCCCGGCGGCTGCAATGCGATGTGCTGGTCTTCGCAACGGCGACGGCGCAGATGACCGGTCCGGGGGCGGGAGCCGAAGCCAACTGGTTCAAGTGGACGCGCCGCGTGGAGATGGACATTGTCGATCCGAGCAACGGGTTCTCGATCGGAAACATGGTCATCACCGGCGCGCAGATTGACGAAGACCCGGTCAAGGTCACGAATGGGCAACAGCTTCCGCCCGAAAAGTTCCAGCCGCTGCTGCGCGCCGCGCGTGACCATGCGGTGAAGTCCATCAACGAGAACTGGCAGAACGGCCGGCCGCGTCCGAGTTCGTCGCGGGCCGCCGCTCCGCCGCCCGTGGTTGTTCCTCCGCCGGATCGCGCACGCGAGCAGCCGCGCGGGGCGCCCGCGGTTGCCGCACTGGACGAGGCGACTGCACGGGCCTCCTGGGACGCGACGCAGAACGCGCACGTTGACCTGGAGTGGCTTCTGCCCGGCGCGCAGAAGAACCAGACAACCAAAATGGGCTTCGTGCCGAAGGGTTTCGAGCGCTCGGCGCTGCCGGTCGGGCTGCTCCGCGATGGATTGCATTTCTTCACGGTGAGAGTCGGCAGGCGGCGCGATGTCAACCCGGTCAACGTCACGCATGAACTCGTGCTGCCCGGCTACCAGTTTTCAATCACCGAAATGTTACAACCGGGCGATTATCGTTTCGTCGCCGTCGACTACCTGAACGGCGATGCACGCTGCGTCTATAACGACTGGCTCACGGCTTCCGATCCGCGCTTCGGCGGCCTGACCGGGCGGCACGCGGCGGAAATCCAGGTCGGTTGGCGCGACGGGTCGAGTCCGGTGGACGTCGATATCTCGCTGCGATCATCCACGGGCGTGTTTCGACCGTTCGGGCACGCCGCGTCGACGCGCGGCTTTGAGCGGCTCGTCGTTCCGGCGAAGCAGCCGCTGCCGGACGGCGTGTACGAACTCGACCTGAACGTCGCCCGTACGCGCGCCGTCGCCTATTGCGCGTTTCACTACCTCGTCGCCGTCGCAAACTATACCTTTGAACGGCAGGGGCAGATCACTTCGGGCGCCAGCCAGAAGATCACGCTGCGGCTGACGAACGGTGTCGCGACGCTGGTACAATCCACCTGGCAATAG
- the cefD_2 gene encoding Isopenicillin N epimerase: MDRRSFLASIGALSAAQAFSAGLVQGVEPTTRAAPGPDVNRGLANAADVLLAPGLAYLQTGSVGPSPNPVVDRTLAAWIELEKNPVHQGYRIQLPALEQVRDKAAAMLRCTHDEIILTRGTTDGMNAVAVGLDLGPGDRVLTTDQEHGGGHLCWEYLARRRGIVLDHVPIPLGENDAPAIVDRFRKAITPKTRVLSFSHVLYTTGLRMPVSELSALACEHGCLAIVDGAQALGGIDVDVQALGCHVYATTGHKWMLGPKGTGLLFVREDARERVQLIAEQAGREVQSDSTGLINLPGVIGLGAAIDYSRAIGIGKIETHNLDLRNRLFEMLGNVPQVRIVSPAPGPSASPLLTLQLPEGVNSREFIGRMLEKHQIALKSLPMLPNGLRFSMHLFNSMQDIERAVESLRIELS, translated from the coding sequence ATGGACCGGCGGTCGTTTCTCGCATCGATAGGCGCGTTGTCCGCGGCGCAAGCCTTCAGCGCAGGGCTTGTGCAAGGCGTCGAGCCGACCACGCGAGCAGCGCCGGGGCCTGATGTGAACCGTGGACTGGCGAACGCTGCGGACGTGTTGCTCGCGCCGGGACTCGCCTATTTGCAGACGGGGAGCGTCGGGCCTTCGCCCAATCCGGTCGTGGATCGCACGCTCGCGGCCTGGATAGAACTGGAAAAAAACCCGGTGCACCAGGGTTACCGTATTCAGTTGCCCGCGTTGGAGCAGGTCCGGGACAAGGCGGCCGCAATGCTCCGATGCACGCACGACGAGATTATTCTGACGCGCGGCACGACCGATGGCATGAACGCCGTCGCCGTCGGCCTGGATCTTGGGCCAGGCGATCGCGTGCTTACAACCGACCAGGAGCACGGCGGAGGCCACCTTTGCTGGGAATATTTGGCGCGGCGCCGCGGCATCGTGCTCGACCACGTTCCCATCCCACTCGGCGAGAACGACGCGCCGGCCATCGTCGATCGCTTTCGCAAAGCGATCACGCCGAAAACACGCGTGCTGTCATTCTCGCACGTGTTGTACACCACCGGCCTGCGCATGCCCGTGTCGGAACTCTCCGCCCTGGCTTGTGAGCATGGGTGCCTGGCGATCGTCGACGGAGCGCAGGCCCTCGGGGGCATTGACGTTGACGTGCAGGCGCTCGGTTGTCACGTGTACGCCACCACCGGCCACAAGTGGATGCTCGGACCCAAAGGAACGGGCTTGCTTTTCGTGCGCGAGGACGCGAGAGAACGTGTCCAGCTCATCGCGGAGCAGGCCGGGCGCGAGGTTCAGAGCGATTCCACCGGTCTTATCAACCTGCCGGGGGTGATCGGCCTTGGCGCGGCGATCGACTACAGCCGTGCAATCGGAATAGGGAAAATCGAGACGCACAACCTCGACTTACGCAATCGACTATTCGAAATGCTCGGCAATGTCCCCCAGGTCCGCATCGTCAGCCCGGCGCCGGGGCCATCGGCCTCACCCTTGCTCACCCTGCAACTTCCCGAAGGCGTGAATTCACGCGAATTCATCGGACGGATGCTCGAGAAGCACCAAATCGCACTGAAGTCGCTTCCAATGTTGCCGAATGGCCTTCGATTCTCCATGCACCTTTTCAATTCCATGCAGGACATAGAGCGAGCAGTCGAAAGTCTGCGAATCGAGCTTTCATGA